A single region of the Salvia miltiorrhiza cultivar Shanhuang (shh) chromosome 8, IMPLAD_Smil_shh, whole genome shotgun sequence genome encodes:
- the LOC130997823 gene encoding LOW QUALITY PROTEIN: ACT domain-containing protein ACR10-like (The sequence of the model RefSeq protein was modified relative to this genomic sequence to represent the inferred CDS: deleted 1 base in 1 codon) translates to MGILFDDAVVIRQSEKEEEPSVITVNCPDKTGLGSDLCRIILFFGLTLVRTDVSTDGKWCYIVFWVVGRENTRWGLLKKRLMEACPSSSLASGILFYTDSRPPKPPDVFLLKFCCHDRRGLLHDVTEVLCELELTIKRVKVSTTPDGKVMDLFFITDTRELLHTKKGKEDTCEHLKAVIGDTMISCEIEMVGPEITACSQGTSFLSDAVSEGMFNIEMLDKPQDDSTALKRPSVTMDNSLSPSHTLLQLVCQDHKGLLYDVMRTLKDYNIQISYGRITTKANTKCEMDLFIMQADGKKIVDPNKQDALRSRLQMELSRPLRVSLISRGPDTELLVANPVELSGKGRPLVFYDITLALKMLDTLIFSAEIGRYVIGDREWEVYRVLLDEGDLSCVSKEKVEEMVWKMLMSWK, encoded by the exons atggggATACTGTTTGATGATGCTGTGGTAATTCGGCAGTCCGAGAAAGAAGAAGAGCCCAGTGTTATTACCGTAAATTGTCCCGACAAGACCGGCCTGGGTTCTGATCTTTGCCGCATAATTCTCTTCTTTGGCCTCACTCTTGTCAGAACTG ATGTATCTACGGATGGAAAATGGTGCTACATAGTGTTCTGGGTAGTGGGAAGAGAGAATACGCGGTGGGGTTTGCTGAAGAAGAGACTGATGGAGGCATGTCCCTCCTCTTCCTTGGCTTCTGGAATTCTCTTTTATACCGACTCACGACCTCCTAAGCCTCCTGATGTCTTCCTCTTGAAGTTCTGTTGCCACGACCGAAGAGGCCTTTTGCATG ATGTCACGGAGGTTCTTTGCGAGCTCGAGCTGACAATTAAAAGAGTAAAGGTTTCGACAACTCCAGATGGGAAAGTGATGGATCTCTTCTTCATAACAGATACAAG GGAACTTCTACATACAAAGAAGGGAAAGGAGGACACGTGCGAACATTTAAAAGCTGTTATCGGGGATACCATGATCAGCTGCGAGATAGAAATGGTCGGTCCTGAAATTACTGCCTGTTCTCAAGGAACCTCGTTTCTTTCAGATGCAGTTTCCGAAGGCATGTTCAACATAGAGATGCTTGACAAACCCCAAGATGACTCCACTGCACTTAAACGCCCATCAGTCACCATGGATAACTCATTGAGCCCTTCTCACACTCTTCTCCAACTTGTTTGCCAGGATCACAAAGGTCTCTTGTACGATGTTATGCGGACCTTGAAGGACTATAACATTCAG ATTTCTTATGGACGCATCACCACAAAAGCGAACACAAAGTGTGAGATGGACTTGTTTATCATGCAAGCTGATGGTAAGAAGATAGTTGACCCAAACAAACAGGATGCATTGCGTTCTCGCCTTCAGATGGAACTGAGTCGTCCTCTCAGAGTATCCCTGATCAGCCGTGGCCCTGATACCGAGCTGCTGGTTGCAAATCCGGTCGAGTTATCTGGAAAAGGCCGTCCCCTGGTTTTCTATGACATTACACTGGCTCTCAAGATGCTTGATACG CTAATCTTTTCG GCTGAAATCGGGAGGTATGTGATTGGAGATCGGGAGTGGGAAGTTTACCGGGTTTTACTAGATGAAGGGGACCTGAGCTGCGTATCGAAAGAAAAGGTGGAGGAGATGGTTTGGAAGATGTTGATGAGTTGGAAGTAA
- the LOC130997824 gene encoding uncharacterized protein LOC130997824, whose translation MAGPEFRDSKKLEEGFGAGPQNEEPEGKRDAEDISNEAEIKTSEVQPLKSKRVATLDAFRGLTIVLMILVDDAGGAYARIDHSPWNGCTLADFVMPFFLFIVGVAIALALKRIPKVSLAIRKVILRTLKLLFWGVLLQGGYSHAPDDLSYGVDMKLIRWCGILQRIALVYFIVALIEILTIKIRPTTLKPAHFSIFSAYRWQWLGGFAAFVIYMVTTFSLYVPDWSFVLHEHHKSERYYVKCGMRGHLGPACNAVGYVDRQVWGINHLYSDPVWKRLRACTFSSPSSGPLRKDAPNWCRAPFEPEGLLSSISAIVSGTIGIHYGHVLIHFKGHAERLKHWVSMAVGLVVVALILHFTDAIPINKQLYSFSYVCFTAGAAGIVFSAFYILIDVWGKRTPFLFLEWIGMNAMLVFVMAAQGIFAAFVNGWYFKDSDNNLVNWIQEHVFNDVWKSERVGTLLYVLFAEITFWGVVSGILHKLGIYWKL comes from the exons ATGGCCGGCCCTGAATTCAGA GATTCAAAAAAGTTGGAGGAGGGGTTTGGAGCGGGCCCACAAAATGAAGAGCCTGAGGGAAAGAGAGATGCAGAGGATATTAGCAATGAGGCTGAGATTAAGACATCAGAGGTGCAGCCATTGAAGAGCAAGAGAGTTGCAACCTTGGATGCCTTTAGAGGGCTCACCATAGTG TTGATGATACTCGTAGATGATGCTGGAGGGGCGTATGCACGCATTGATCATTCGCCATGGAATGGCTGCACGCTTGCTGATTTCGTTATGCCCTTTTTCCTCTTCATCGTGGGAGTCGCCATTGCTCTCGCCCTCAAG AGAATTCCAAAGGTCTCATTGGCAATTAGGAAGGTGATACTAAGGACATTGAAGCTCCTATTTTGGGGAGTTCTGTTGCAAG GAGGGTATTCTCATGCACCGGATGATTTATCCTACGGAGTTGATATGAAGCTAATTCGATGGTGTGGCATTCTCCAG AGGATAGCTTTGGTCTACTTCATAGTTGCTCTGATCGAAATTCTGACCATCAAGATCAGGCCAACTACACTAAAACCTGCTCATTTCTCCATTTTTTCTGCCTATAGGTGGCAATG GTTGGGTGGGTTTGCAGCATTTGTGATCTACATGGTTACGACATTCTCTCTGTATGTTCCGGACTGGAGTTTTGTGCTGCACGAACACCACAAATCCGAAAGATACTAT GTAAAATGTGGGATGAGAGGGCATTTAGGGCCAGCATGCAATGCAGTTGGTTATGTAGATAGACAAGTGTGGGGCATTAATCATCTTTACTCTGATCCAGTTTGGAAGCGTTTAAGG GCTTGCACTTTCAGTTCACCTAGTTCTGGTCCACTGCGCAAGGACGCCCCTAATTGGTGTCGTGCTCCATTTGAACCCGAGGGGCTGTTAAG CTCGATTTCAGCTATCGTTTCTGGCACAATTGGGATTCACTACGGCCATGTTTTGATCCATTTTAAG GGTCATGCTGAGAGGCTTAAGCATTGGGTGTCTATGGCAGTTGGTTTGGTGGTAGTGGCCTTAATTCTTCATTTTACGGATG CTATACCCATCAACAAGCAGCTCTATAGTTTCAGCTATGTTTGTTTCACTGCTGGTGCAGCAGGCATTGTGTTTTCTGCCTTCTACATACTG ATCGATGTTTGGGGAAAGCGCACGCCCTTTTTGTTTCTGGAATGGATAGGGATGAATGCAATGCTGGTGTTCGTGATGGCGGCTCAGGGGATTTTTGCAGCATTTGTAAATGGATGGTATTTCAAGGATTCTGATAACAATCTG GTGAACTGGATTCAGGAGCATGTTTTCAATGATGTGTGGAAATCAGAGAGAGTGGGAACTCTGTTGTATGTATTGTTTGCTGAAATCACATTCTGGGGAGTGGTCTCTGGCATCTTGCACAAACTTGGTATCTATTGGAAATTGTAA
- the LOC130997825 gene encoding uncharacterized protein LOC130997825, whose translation MVHNIRIGADNVGERRDLLVRRLLRHHQVLTRLRPNNSQPHQLLGGNLGLINEVTPPWVVLAIGADAVSFVFLPTIRILKVSRRENDVDVFYGILYLSLALAVFLMVIIIVQNSVVFGRVEHVATASVVVISLSPSSSDDNSKSGTTQSS comes from the coding sequence ATGGTTCACAATATTCGCATCGGAGCTGATAATGTCGGTGAACGGCGCGACCTACTTGTTCGGCGCCTACTCCGACACCATCAAGTCCTCACTAGGCTACGACCAAACAACTCTCAACCTCATCAGCTTCTCGGCGGCAACCTCGGCCTCATCAACGAGGTCACGCCGCCGTGGGTGGTCCTCGCCATCGGCGCCGATGCGGTCTCCTTCGTGTTTCTGCCCACGATTCGGATTCTTAAGGTTTCGAGGAGGGAGAATGATGTGGACGTCTTCTACGGGATTCTCTACTTGTCGCTCGCGCTTGCGGTTTTTCTCATGGTGATCATCATTGTCCAAAACAGTGTCGTTTTTGGGAGAGTCGAGCACGTCGCCACTGCATCTGTTGTAGTAATATCCCTCTCGCCATCATCATCAGACGACAACTCAAAGAGTGGAACAACGCAGTCATCATAA